One part of the Ziziphus jujuba cultivar Dongzao chromosome 2, ASM3175591v1 genome encodes these proteins:
- the LOC132800790 gene encoding uncharacterized protein LOC132800790, whose product MAPYEALYGRKCRSLLHWDDVGERKILGLEIVQNTGEVIIKINERMKVAQSRYKSYADNQRKKLECFVEDMVFLKIAPMKGMMWFGKKRKLCSRFVGPFQILDIVCDLAYRLALPPALSGVHNVFHVSMLCKYIHDSSHVVSFKPLQLNMDLTYEELPLRIVDQKEKELRTKKIPLVKVLWRNHSIEEATWEREDEIHEKYPHLFDS is encoded by the coding sequence ATGGCTCCTTATGAAGCACTTTATGGACGTAAGTGTAGGTCCTTGTTGCATTGGGATGATGTTGGAGAAAGAAAGATTTTAGGGCTAGAGATTGTTCAGAATACTGGTGAAGTCATCATTAAGATAAATGAGAGAATGAAGGTAGCTCAGAGTCGATATAAGAGTTATGCAGACAATCAAAGGAAAAAGTTGGAGTGTTTTGTAGAAGATATGGTGTTTCTTAAAATTGCTCCTATGAAAGGGATGATGTGGTTCGGGAAAAAACGCAAGCTATGTTCGAGATTTGTTGGACCTTTTCAGATTCTAGATATAGTTTGTGATTTAGCTTATAGGCTTGCTTTACCACCTGCGTTATCTGGAGTGCATAATGTTTTTCATGTATCCATGCTCTGCAAGTACATTCATGATTCTTCACATGTGGTGAGTTTTAAGCCTCTTCAACTCAATATGGACCTTACATATGAAGAGTTACCACTCCGAATCGTagatcaaaaggaaaaagaactaCGCACTAAGAAAATTCCTTTGGTAAAAGTTCTATGGAGAAATCATTCAATAGAAGAAGCCACTTGGGAACGTGAAGATGAAATTCACGAGAAGTATCCTCATCTATTCGATAGTTAA